Sequence from the Nitrospinaceae bacterium genome:
GTGGCAAAAAAAGAAATCCTCGACCGATTCCGTACGTCCACCGATCTGAGCAGGCTCGCCGATTGCGACCTCATTATCGAGGTCATCGTCGAGAACATGGAGATCAAGCTCGCGCTTTTCGAGAAATTAGGCGACATCGTTAAAGAGGAGGCCATCATCGCCTCGAACACCTCGTGCCTGTCCGTCACAGCCATGGCGGCAAAAACCAAGCGCCCCGAGCGCGTGCTGGGCCTCCACTTCTTCAACCCGCCCTACGCAATGCGGCTCGTCGAGGTCATTCAAGCAATTCAAACCGCGCCCGAAATCGTGGAGTTCGGCATCGCCTTCTGCCAGCGCATTGGAAAAATGCCCGTCCCGGTAAAGGATAGGCCCGGCTTTTTGGTCAACCGGCTGCTCGTGCCCTACCTCAACCACGCCGCCCAGGCTTTTGACAGCGAACTCGCCGACAAAGAAACCATGGACAAAGCCATCCAGACCGGACTTGGCCACCCCATGGGGCCGCTCACCTTGCTCGATCTCGTAGGAATCGACGTTCAAACCTTCGTCGCCAACGCCATTGGCGACGAAATTGGCGAGGCCCGATTCGTAGCGCCTCCCATCCTGCGCCGGATGACATCGGCCAATTGGCTGGGCCGCAAAACCGGGCGCGGCTTCTACGAGCACGGAAACTAGAAGCGCAGCCCCCGAGCCACTGCCTCGGCCAGCCCATGCAAAAATTCCCGCGCCCCACTCTCGTAATTAGCAGATGCCTGGAGCTAACGCCCTGCCGCTACGATGGGGCCCGCGTCCCCTTCGACTTCATCAACCACCTCCTACCCCACGTGAAGCTTCTGCCCGTCTGCCCCGAGGTCGAAATCGGCCTGGGCACACCGCGCGAGCCCATCCGCCTCATCCGCCCTGGGTCCGCCACCCTATTACTCCAGCCCAAAACCGGGGCACGCCTCACCAGAAAAATGCGGAGTTTCGCGAAAGAATACCTTGCAGGCATATCCACCGCCGATGGCTTTATCTTAAAAAGCCGCTCGCCCTCGTGCGGAATTCGGGACACGAAAATCTTCCCGAACCTCCATGCCACCCACCCCATAGACAAGGGCGCAGGGCTTTTCGCCGAGGCTGTCCTCACAAAATTCGGCCACCTCGCCATCGAAGACGAAGCCCGCCTCACAAGCCCCGCCAATAGAGAACACTTCCTCTCCAAACTCTTTACCCTCGCCGCCTTCCGGGCGCTCAAAAAATCGCCCACCCCGAGAAAACTCGCCCGCTTCCATGACGAATACAGCCCGCTTCTCGCCGCCCACAGCCCCAAAGAGGGGGCCACCCTGGCAGAGATTGCCCACAAATTCACCGATATAGATAAACGCCTGCCCGCCTATGAGGCCCATCTTCGCCTCGCCCTCGCCCGCCCCGTCCCCAAGGCGCGCCGGGGCCGCTATGAGCCCCCCTTTCCCAAAGGGCTCACGCTCCCCCTTTAGCTCCCTAAGGCGAATATCTCGATCACGCTCCGCCGGGCGCATACCCCTAAAAACAGCGCCCGCCGCGAACCTCCCTACACTTTCGCGGCATTTGCTGTGGTTGGGCCTCCTCGCTCCACACCCGCGGGCCTCTCGCTCCTCGCCCAACGCCCGGCACTTGCCCTGAATCTCGATGAATGATACCCGGTATGTATCCAGAAAAATTTACAATCAGGCCGGGTTTTACCGGCGGGAGGTATTGATAAATGAAGGCGGCGATTTTTCATGAGTACGGCGGCCCCGAGGTTATTAAGATTGAGGATATCCCTGAGCCCGAGCCAGGCCCCGGCCAGGCGCTTGTCGAGGTGCGCTCTGTTGGCATCAACCATCTTGACCTGTTCGTGCGGCAGGGGCTTCCGGGCATAAAATCGGTTATCCCCCACATCGGGGGGAGTGATTTCACGGGCGTTATCAAGGCGCTTGGGCCGGGCGCCAAGGGCTTTGAGGTGGGCCAGCGGGTCATCGATTATCCGCTTGAGAGCTTCAGCGGGGTGCCCTTCTATCTTTGCGACGATCCGCCGCCGGGCACGTTTGAAATTATTGGCGAGCAATCAAACGGGGCATGTTGTGAGTACATCGCCGTCAACACGCCGAACCTGCAACCCCTGCCCGAGGGCCTCTCGTTCGAGGAGGGGGCCGCTTGCCCCGTTGTTTTCATCACCGCCTGGCGAATGCTGACCGAGCGGGCCTGCCTGAAAGCGGGCGAGACGCTTTTGGTTCAGGGCGCGGGGAGCGGCGTGGGCACCGCCGCGATTCAGATTGGCAAGCTTCTGGGGGCGCGGGTTATCGCCTCGACCTCAACGCCCGAGAAAATTGCGCGCGCCAAAGAGCTCGGGGCCGATGAAGTGATCAACTACCGCGAGGAATCAGTCAGCAAGCAGATGCGCGCGCTGACGGGCAAGGACGGGGCCAAT
This genomic interval carries:
- a CDS encoding zinc-binding dehydrogenase; translation: MKAAIFHEYGGPEVIKIEDIPEPEPGPGQALVEVRSVGINHLDLFVRQGLPGIKSVIPHIGGSDFTGVIKALGPGAKGFEVGQRVIDYPLESFSGVPFYLCDDPPPGTFEIIGEQSNGACCEYIAVNTPNLQPLPEGLSFEEGAACPVVFITAWRMLTERACLKAGETLLVQGAGSGVGTAAIQIGKLLGARVIASTSTPEKIARAKELGADEVINYREESVSKQMRALTGKDGANVVFEHVGEATWEESVKSAAFHGRIVTCGATTGFNGNTNLAMVFAKQLSILGSTMGSLGTFKKVLRFLGEGALKPVVDRVMTLDDCRAAHEILEAGDQFGKIVLKVSE
- a CDS encoding DUF1722 domain-containing protein, whose translation is MQKFPRPTLVISRCLELTPCRYDGARVPFDFINHLLPHVKLLPVCPEVEIGLGTPREPIRLIRPGSATLLLQPKTGARLTRKMRSFAKEYLAGISTADGFILKSRSPSCGIRDTKIFPNLHATHPIDKGAGLFAEAVLTKFGHLAIEDEARLTSPANREHFLSKLFTLAAFRALKKSPTPRKLARFHDEYSPLLAAHSPKEGATLAEIAHKFTDIDKRLPAYEAHLRLALARPVPKARRGRYEPPFPKGLTLPL